In the Bactrocera tryoni isolate S06 unplaced genomic scaffold, CSIRO_BtryS06_freeze2 scaffold_11, whole genome shotgun sequence genome, one interval contains:
- the LOC120779508 gene encoding protein yellow → MYAFFRCFTLVCLVINVLITLTLTEIESTGAREYTVFPIKATFQLATASSNGLKLSSGVQNLPSVILPPAVAQIHVDYTHQMHPFYQNVVGSDVSKSFGRNYVDEMPMTADANKSFQIVNEWKYLDFEYPTYAQRQQAIANRDFVPENNLPLGIDVYRDRMFITTPRWKDGVPSSLNYLPYPPKERSPALRPYPDWSVHSSVKELNCGKLISVYRSSIDSCGRLWVIDSGIVNATVKLNQICPPKIVAFDLATDKMIVSFTLPTDQVKEDSLHSNILADIQDNQCEDAYIYVTDVWRFGIVVYSLSKNISWRVTNYNFNPNPIASDFNVYGLNFQWLDGVFGMSLSNQATSSCGDRILYFHPMASFKEFAISTRLLRDEKLWPTSAQKLSKYFVEVGDRGDLGQSSAAGIARNGIMFYTQVHRDNVACWDTTKPYVRGNLAMLLSRGQKLIQFPNDLKVDQEEEQGVWVMSNNLPIYLYGQLDYSDVNFRILRGGVNDIVRGTICDTQVQEAHSKIPVLIQLQEGECY, encoded by the exons ATGTATGCTTTTTTTCGTTGCTTTACATTAGTATGTCTAGTGATCAATGTGCTTATTACTTTAACTTTGACTGAGATTGAGTCAACTGGTGCCCGTGAATATACGGTATTTCCAATCAAAGCGACATTTCAATTGGCTACTGCTAGTAGCAATGGGCTCAAACTGTCCTCTGGTGTACAAAACTTGCCTTCGGTAATTTTACCGCCAGCAGTAGCACAAATCCACGTGGACTACACGCATCAAATGCATCCATTCTATCAAAATGTTGTAGGTAGCGATGTTAGTAAAAGTTTTGGGCGAAATTACGTCGATGAGATGCCAATGACAGCGGATGCAAATAAATCATTTCAAATTGTAAATGAGTGGAAGTATTTAGATTTTGAATATCCGACTTATGCACAGCGCCAACAAGCCATCGCAAATCG CGATTTTGTTCCAGAAAATAATTTGCCATTGGGCATTGATGTTTATCGTGACCGTATGTTTATTACCACACCTCGTTGGAAGGACGGAGTACCATCAAGTCTCAACTATTTGCCGTATCCGCCCAAAGAACGCAGTCCAGCCTTACGCCCCTATCCAGATTGGAGCGTCCATAGCAGTGTCAAGGAACTTAACTGTGGTAAACTTATTTCGGTATATCGTTCCTCAATAGACTCTTGTGGTCGCTTGTGGGTTATTGATTCGGGCATAGTTAATGCAACAGTTAAATTAAACCAGATTTGTCCACCAAAAATTGTGGCTTTTGATTTAGCTACCGATAAAATGATTGTAAGCTTTACGCTGCCGACGGACCAAGTAAAAGAAGATTCTTTGCATTCGAATATTTTGGCCGATATTCAAGACAATCAGTGCGAAGATGCCTACATTTATGTAACAGATGTGTGGCGCTTTGGTATTGTCGTATACAGTTTGTCTAAAAATATTAGTTGGCGTGTAACTAATTACAACTTCAATCCCAACCCTATAGCATCCGATTTTAATGTTTATGGATTAAATTTTCAATGGTTGGATGGCGTTTTTGGCATGAGCCTTTCGAATCAAGCAACGTCTTCGTGTGGTGATCGCATATTATATTTCCATCCAATGGCGAGTTTTAAG gaaTTTGCTATTTCGACCAGATTGTTGCGTGACGAAAAACTATGGCCAACAAGCGCTCAAAAACTATCAAAATACTTCGTTGAAGTTGGCGATCGCGGAGATCTTGGACAGTCATCTGCAGCAGGTATTGCACGCAATGGGATAATGTTTTATACGCAGGTTCATCGGGATAATGTAGCTTGTTGGGATACCACTAAGCCGTATGTGCGTGGCAATTTGGCGATGTTGTTAAGTAGAGGACAAAAACTGATACAATTTCCCAATGATTTGAAAGTAGACCAAGAAGAAGAGCAAGGAGTATGGGTGATGAGTAATAATCTGCCGATCTATTTGTATGGACAGTTGGATTACAGTGATGTTAACTTTCGTATTTTGCGAGGTGGTGTAAATGATATTGTTCGCGGCACTATATGTGACACACAAGTGCAAGAGGCACATTCTAAGATCCCTGTTCTAATCCAGTTACAAGAAGGAGAATGTTATTAA